A genomic region of Parambassis ranga chromosome 7, fParRan2.1, whole genome shotgun sequence contains the following coding sequences:
- the uckl1b gene encoding uridine-cytidine kinase-like 1 isoform X5, producing the protein MASGFLQSSLGEVWMSRILHGGSEGSLDRLLPSVSTGLSPRKRTTSQCKSEPPLLRTSKRTIYTAGRPPWYNEHGTQSKEAFVIGLCGGSASGKTTVARKIIEALDVPWVVLLSMDSFYKVLSEDEQTLAASNDYNFDHPDAFDFDLLTHTLRKLKQGKSVKIPVYDFTTHGRQKEWKTVYGASVIIFEGIMAFADKQLLQLLDMKIFVDTDSDIRLVRRLRRDITERGRDIEGVIKQYNKFVKPAFEQYIEPTMRLADIVVPRGGGNMVAIDLIVQHVHSQLEERKLRWDMAALASAHQAQPLPQTLSVLESTPQVRGMHTIIRNKETSRDEFIFYSKRLMRLLIERALSFLPSQVHVVQTPQGEDYEGRTFHGKRITGVSILRAGETMEPALRAVCKDVRIGKILIQTNQDTGEPELHYLRLPKDISEDHVILMDCTVSTGAAAMMAVRVLLDHDVQEDKILLVSLLMAEMGVHSVAYAFPQVKIITTAVDKKVNDLFHIIPGIGNFGDRYFGTDAPPDWSDEDMDEPAY; encoded by the exons ATGGCATCTGGCTTTTTACAGTCCTCGCTGGGTGAAGTGTGGATGTCTCGGATACTGCA TGGAGGTAGTGAGGGATCACTGGACCGGCTTCTCCCCTCAGTAAGCACAGGTCTTTCACCCAGGAAAAGGACCACCAGCCAGTGTAAATCTGAACCTCCTCTGCTGCGCACCTCCAAACGAACCATCTACACTGCGGGTCGGCCACCCTGGTACAACGAACATGGGACACAATCGAAGGAGGCCTTCGTCATCG gtctgtgtggtGGCAGTGCTTCAGGAAAGACAACTGTAGCCAGGAAAATTATTGAAGCTCTGGATGTTCCATGGGTCGTACTACTCTCAATGGACTCGTTTTACAAG GTCCTGTCTGAGGACGAGCAAACACTGGCTGCCAGTAATGACTATAACTTCGACCACCCTGATGCCTTTGACTTTGATTTGCTGACGCATACCCTGCGCAAACTCAAACAGGGAAAGAGTGTAAAAATTCCTGTGTATGACTTTACAACTCATGGAAGACAGAAGGAGTGG AAAACTGTGTATGGAGCCAGTGTTATCATCTTTGAGGGAATCATGGCCTTTGCAGATAAACAACTCTTACAG TTGTTAGACATGAAGATTTTTGTGGACACAGACTCCGACATCCGCTTGGTGAGACGGCTGAGAAGGGATATTACAGAAAGGGGCAGAGATATCGAAGGAGTCATCAAACAGTACAACAAGTTTGTCAAGCCAGCCTTTGAGCAGTACATTGAACCTACCATGCGCCTGGCTGATATCGTGGTACCACGTG GTGGTGGTAACATGGTGGCCATTGATTTGATTGTGCAACATGTTCACAgtcagctggaggag AGGAAACTTCGCTGGGATAT GGCAGCCCTGGCTTCTGCACACCAGGCCCAACCCCTCCCACAAACCCTCAGCGTTCTGGAGAGCACACCCCAAGTCAGGGGCATGCACACCATcatcag aaacaaagaaaccAGCCGTGATGAGTTCATCTTCTACTCCAAGAGGTTGATGCGACTGTTGATTGAGCGAgcactctccttcctcccttcacAG GTCCACGTAGTCCAGACCCCTCAGGGAGAGGATTACGAGGGCAGGACTTTCCACGGAAAGAGG ATCACTGGTGTGTCCATCCTGCGAGCTGGGGAGACCATGGAACCAGCTCTGAGGGCTGTGTGCAAAGACGTCCGCATCGGCAAGATCCTCATCCAGACAAACCAAGACACGGGAGAACCAGAG CTCCATTACCTGCGTCTACCAAAAGACATCAGCGAAGATCATGTGATTCTGATGGATTGTACCGTGTCCACCGGAGCTGCCGCCATGATGGCTGTACGAGTCCTGCTG GATCATGACGTTCAGGAGGATAAGATCCTGCTAGTGTCTTTGCTCATGGCTGAAATGGGAGTCCATTCAGTGGCCTACGCTTTCCCACAGGTTAAAATTATCACCACAGCTGTGGACAAGAAGGTCAAtgatttatttcacattattcCTGGCATAG gAAACTTCGGGGATCGATATTTTGGAACAGATGCACCTCCTGACTGGAGCGATGAGGACATGGATGAGCCTGCTTACTGA
- the uckl1b gene encoding uridine-cytidine kinase-like 1 isoform X2 gives MSAISMEGRLAKRSSEEKPSPMSNSGGSEGSLDRLLPSVSTGLSPRKRTTSQCKSEPPLLRTSKRTIYTAGRPPWYNEHGTQSKEAFVIGLCGGSASGKTTVARKIIEALDVPWVVLLSMDSFYKVLSEDEQTLAASNDYNFDHPDAFDFDLLTHTLRKLKQGKSVKIPVYDFTTHGRQKEWKTVYGASVIIFEGIMAFADKQLLQLLDMKIFVDTDSDIRLVRRLRRDITERGRDIEGVIKQYNKFVKPAFEQYIEPTMRLADIVVPRGGGNMVAIDLIVQHVHSQLEERELSVRAALASAHQAQPLPQTLSVLESTPQVRGMHTIIRNKETSRDEFIFYSKRLMRLLIERALSFLPSQVHVVQTPQGEDYEGRTFHGKRITGVSILRAGETMEPALRAVCKDVRIGKILIQTNQDTGEPELHYLRLPKDISEDHVILMDCTVSTGAAAMMAVRVLLDHDVQEDKILLVSLLMAEMGVHSVAYAFPQVKIITTAVDKKVNDLFHIIPGIGNFGDRYFGTDAPPDWSDEDMDEPAY, from the exons TGGAGGTAGTGAGGGATCACTGGACCGGCTTCTCCCCTCAGTAAGCACAGGTCTTTCACCCAGGAAAAGGACCACCAGCCAGTGTAAATCTGAACCTCCTCTGCTGCGCACCTCCAAACGAACCATCTACACTGCGGGTCGGCCACCCTGGTACAACGAACATGGGACACAATCGAAGGAGGCCTTCGTCATCG gtctgtgtggtGGCAGTGCTTCAGGAAAGACAACTGTAGCCAGGAAAATTATTGAAGCTCTGGATGTTCCATGGGTCGTACTACTCTCAATGGACTCGTTTTACAAG GTCCTGTCTGAGGACGAGCAAACACTGGCTGCCAGTAATGACTATAACTTCGACCACCCTGATGCCTTTGACTTTGATTTGCTGACGCATACCCTGCGCAAACTCAAACAGGGAAAGAGTGTAAAAATTCCTGTGTATGACTTTACAACTCATGGAAGACAGAAGGAGTGG AAAACTGTGTATGGAGCCAGTGTTATCATCTTTGAGGGAATCATGGCCTTTGCAGATAAACAACTCTTACAG TTGTTAGACATGAAGATTTTTGTGGACACAGACTCCGACATCCGCTTGGTGAGACGGCTGAGAAGGGATATTACAGAAAGGGGCAGAGATATCGAAGGAGTCATCAAACAGTACAACAAGTTTGTCAAGCCAGCCTTTGAGCAGTACATTGAACCTACCATGCGCCTGGCTGATATCGTGGTACCACGTG GTGGTGGTAACATGGTGGCCATTGATTTGATTGTGCAACATGTTCACAgtcagctggaggag CGCGAGCTCAGCGTCAG GGCAGCCCTGGCTTCTGCACACCAGGCCCAACCCCTCCCACAAACCCTCAGCGTTCTGGAGAGCACACCCCAAGTCAGGGGCATGCACACCATcatcag aaacaaagaaaccAGCCGTGATGAGTTCATCTTCTACTCCAAGAGGTTGATGCGACTGTTGATTGAGCGAgcactctccttcctcccttcacAG GTCCACGTAGTCCAGACCCCTCAGGGAGAGGATTACGAGGGCAGGACTTTCCACGGAAAGAGG ATCACTGGTGTGTCCATCCTGCGAGCTGGGGAGACCATGGAACCAGCTCTGAGGGCTGTGTGCAAAGACGTCCGCATCGGCAAGATCCTCATCCAGACAAACCAAGACACGGGAGAACCAGAG CTCCATTACCTGCGTCTACCAAAAGACATCAGCGAAGATCATGTGATTCTGATGGATTGTACCGTGTCCACCGGAGCTGCCGCCATGATGGCTGTACGAGTCCTGCTG GATCATGACGTTCAGGAGGATAAGATCCTGCTAGTGTCTTTGCTCATGGCTGAAATGGGAGTCCATTCAGTGGCCTACGCTTTCCCACAGGTTAAAATTATCACCACAGCTGTGGACAAGAAGGTCAAtgatttatttcacattattcCTGGCATAG gAAACTTCGGGGATCGATATTTTGGAACAGATGCACCTCCTGACTGGAGCGATGAGGACATGGATGAGCCTGCTTACTGA
- the uckl1b gene encoding uridine-cytidine kinase-like 1 isoform X4 produces the protein MNTLPAYSGARISGCWTLRSDGSGGSEGSLDRLLPSVSTGLSPRKRTTSQCKSEPPLLRTSKRTIYTAGRPPWYNEHGTQSKEAFVIGLCGGSASGKTTVARKIIEALDVPWVVLLSMDSFYKVLSEDEQTLAASNDYNFDHPDAFDFDLLTHTLRKLKQGKSVKIPVYDFTTHGRQKEWKTVYGASVIIFEGIMAFADKQLLQLLDMKIFVDTDSDIRLVRRLRRDITERGRDIEGVIKQYNKFVKPAFEQYIEPTMRLADIVVPRGGGNMVAIDLIVQHVHSQLEERELSVRAALASAHQAQPLPQTLSVLESTPQVRGMHTIIRNKETSRDEFIFYSKRLMRLLIERALSFLPSQVHVVQTPQGEDYEGRTFHGKRITGVSILRAGETMEPALRAVCKDVRIGKILIQTNQDTGEPELHYLRLPKDISEDHVILMDCTVSTGAAAMMAVRVLLDHDVQEDKILLVSLLMAEMGVHSVAYAFPQVKIITTAVDKKVNDLFHIIPGIGNFGDRYFGTDAPPDWSDEDMDEPAY, from the exons TGGAGGTAGTGAGGGATCACTGGACCGGCTTCTCCCCTCAGTAAGCACAGGTCTTTCACCCAGGAAAAGGACCACCAGCCAGTGTAAATCTGAACCTCCTCTGCTGCGCACCTCCAAACGAACCATCTACACTGCGGGTCGGCCACCCTGGTACAACGAACATGGGACACAATCGAAGGAGGCCTTCGTCATCG gtctgtgtggtGGCAGTGCTTCAGGAAAGACAACTGTAGCCAGGAAAATTATTGAAGCTCTGGATGTTCCATGGGTCGTACTACTCTCAATGGACTCGTTTTACAAG GTCCTGTCTGAGGACGAGCAAACACTGGCTGCCAGTAATGACTATAACTTCGACCACCCTGATGCCTTTGACTTTGATTTGCTGACGCATACCCTGCGCAAACTCAAACAGGGAAAGAGTGTAAAAATTCCTGTGTATGACTTTACAACTCATGGAAGACAGAAGGAGTGG AAAACTGTGTATGGAGCCAGTGTTATCATCTTTGAGGGAATCATGGCCTTTGCAGATAAACAACTCTTACAG TTGTTAGACATGAAGATTTTTGTGGACACAGACTCCGACATCCGCTTGGTGAGACGGCTGAGAAGGGATATTACAGAAAGGGGCAGAGATATCGAAGGAGTCATCAAACAGTACAACAAGTTTGTCAAGCCAGCCTTTGAGCAGTACATTGAACCTACCATGCGCCTGGCTGATATCGTGGTACCACGTG GTGGTGGTAACATGGTGGCCATTGATTTGATTGTGCAACATGTTCACAgtcagctggaggag CGCGAGCTCAGCGTCAG GGCAGCCCTGGCTTCTGCACACCAGGCCCAACCCCTCCCACAAACCCTCAGCGTTCTGGAGAGCACACCCCAAGTCAGGGGCATGCACACCATcatcag aaacaaagaaaccAGCCGTGATGAGTTCATCTTCTACTCCAAGAGGTTGATGCGACTGTTGATTGAGCGAgcactctccttcctcccttcacAG GTCCACGTAGTCCAGACCCCTCAGGGAGAGGATTACGAGGGCAGGACTTTCCACGGAAAGAGG ATCACTGGTGTGTCCATCCTGCGAGCTGGGGAGACCATGGAACCAGCTCTGAGGGCTGTGTGCAAAGACGTCCGCATCGGCAAGATCCTCATCCAGACAAACCAAGACACGGGAGAACCAGAG CTCCATTACCTGCGTCTACCAAAAGACATCAGCGAAGATCATGTGATTCTGATGGATTGTACCGTGTCCACCGGAGCTGCCGCCATGATGGCTGTACGAGTCCTGCTG GATCATGACGTTCAGGAGGATAAGATCCTGCTAGTGTCTTTGCTCATGGCTGAAATGGGAGTCCATTCAGTGGCCTACGCTTTCCCACAGGTTAAAATTATCACCACAGCTGTGGACAAGAAGGTCAAtgatttatttcacattattcCTGGCATAG gAAACTTCGGGGATCGATATTTTGGAACAGATGCACCTCCTGACTGGAGCGATGAGGACATGGATGAGCCTGCTTACTGA
- the uckl1b gene encoding uridine-cytidine kinase-like 1 isoform X3 — protein sequence MNTLPAYSGARISGCWTLRSDGSGGSEGSLDRLLPSVSTGLSPRKRTTSQCKSEPPLLRTSKRTIYTAGRPPWYNEHGTQSKEAFVIGLCGGSASGKTTVARKIIEALDVPWVVLLSMDSFYKVLSEDEQTLAASNDYNFDHPDAFDFDLLTHTLRKLKQGKSVKIPVYDFTTHGRQKEWKTVYGASVIIFEGIMAFADKQLLQLLDMKIFVDTDSDIRLVRRLRRDITERGRDIEGVIKQYNKFVKPAFEQYIEPTMRLADIVVPRGGGNMVAIDLIVQHVHSQLEERKLRWDMAALASAHQAQPLPQTLSVLESTPQVRGMHTIIRNKETSRDEFIFYSKRLMRLLIERALSFLPSQVHVVQTPQGEDYEGRTFHGKRITGVSILRAGETMEPALRAVCKDVRIGKILIQTNQDTGEPELHYLRLPKDISEDHVILMDCTVSTGAAAMMAVRVLLDHDVQEDKILLVSLLMAEMGVHSVAYAFPQVKIITTAVDKKVNDLFHIIPGIGNFGDRYFGTDAPPDWSDEDMDEPAY from the exons TGGAGGTAGTGAGGGATCACTGGACCGGCTTCTCCCCTCAGTAAGCACAGGTCTTTCACCCAGGAAAAGGACCACCAGCCAGTGTAAATCTGAACCTCCTCTGCTGCGCACCTCCAAACGAACCATCTACACTGCGGGTCGGCCACCCTGGTACAACGAACATGGGACACAATCGAAGGAGGCCTTCGTCATCG gtctgtgtggtGGCAGTGCTTCAGGAAAGACAACTGTAGCCAGGAAAATTATTGAAGCTCTGGATGTTCCATGGGTCGTACTACTCTCAATGGACTCGTTTTACAAG GTCCTGTCTGAGGACGAGCAAACACTGGCTGCCAGTAATGACTATAACTTCGACCACCCTGATGCCTTTGACTTTGATTTGCTGACGCATACCCTGCGCAAACTCAAACAGGGAAAGAGTGTAAAAATTCCTGTGTATGACTTTACAACTCATGGAAGACAGAAGGAGTGG AAAACTGTGTATGGAGCCAGTGTTATCATCTTTGAGGGAATCATGGCCTTTGCAGATAAACAACTCTTACAG TTGTTAGACATGAAGATTTTTGTGGACACAGACTCCGACATCCGCTTGGTGAGACGGCTGAGAAGGGATATTACAGAAAGGGGCAGAGATATCGAAGGAGTCATCAAACAGTACAACAAGTTTGTCAAGCCAGCCTTTGAGCAGTACATTGAACCTACCATGCGCCTGGCTGATATCGTGGTACCACGTG GTGGTGGTAACATGGTGGCCATTGATTTGATTGTGCAACATGTTCACAgtcagctggaggag AGGAAACTTCGCTGGGATAT GGCAGCCCTGGCTTCTGCACACCAGGCCCAACCCCTCCCACAAACCCTCAGCGTTCTGGAGAGCACACCCCAAGTCAGGGGCATGCACACCATcatcag aaacaaagaaaccAGCCGTGATGAGTTCATCTTCTACTCCAAGAGGTTGATGCGACTGTTGATTGAGCGAgcactctccttcctcccttcacAG GTCCACGTAGTCCAGACCCCTCAGGGAGAGGATTACGAGGGCAGGACTTTCCACGGAAAGAGG ATCACTGGTGTGTCCATCCTGCGAGCTGGGGAGACCATGGAACCAGCTCTGAGGGCTGTGTGCAAAGACGTCCGCATCGGCAAGATCCTCATCCAGACAAACCAAGACACGGGAGAACCAGAG CTCCATTACCTGCGTCTACCAAAAGACATCAGCGAAGATCATGTGATTCTGATGGATTGTACCGTGTCCACCGGAGCTGCCGCCATGATGGCTGTACGAGTCCTGCTG GATCATGACGTTCAGGAGGATAAGATCCTGCTAGTGTCTTTGCTCATGGCTGAAATGGGAGTCCATTCAGTGGCCTACGCTTTCCCACAGGTTAAAATTATCACCACAGCTGTGGACAAGAAGGTCAAtgatttatttcacattattcCTGGCATAG gAAACTTCGGGGATCGATATTTTGGAACAGATGCACCTCCTGACTGGAGCGATGAGGACATGGATGAGCCTGCTTACTGA
- the uckl1b gene encoding uridine-cytidine kinase-like 1 isoform X1 → MSAISMEGRLAKRSSEEKPSPMSNSGGSEGSLDRLLPSVSTGLSPRKRTTSQCKSEPPLLRTSKRTIYTAGRPPWYNEHGTQSKEAFVIGLCGGSASGKTTVARKIIEALDVPWVVLLSMDSFYKVLSEDEQTLAASNDYNFDHPDAFDFDLLTHTLRKLKQGKSVKIPVYDFTTHGRQKEWKTVYGASVIIFEGIMAFADKQLLQLLDMKIFVDTDSDIRLVRRLRRDITERGRDIEGVIKQYNKFVKPAFEQYIEPTMRLADIVVPRGGGNMVAIDLIVQHVHSQLEERKLRWDMAALASAHQAQPLPQTLSVLESTPQVRGMHTIIRNKETSRDEFIFYSKRLMRLLIERALSFLPSQVHVVQTPQGEDYEGRTFHGKRITGVSILRAGETMEPALRAVCKDVRIGKILIQTNQDTGEPELHYLRLPKDISEDHVILMDCTVSTGAAAMMAVRVLLDHDVQEDKILLVSLLMAEMGVHSVAYAFPQVKIITTAVDKKVNDLFHIIPGIGNFGDRYFGTDAPPDWSDEDMDEPAY, encoded by the exons TGGAGGTAGTGAGGGATCACTGGACCGGCTTCTCCCCTCAGTAAGCACAGGTCTTTCACCCAGGAAAAGGACCACCAGCCAGTGTAAATCTGAACCTCCTCTGCTGCGCACCTCCAAACGAACCATCTACACTGCGGGTCGGCCACCCTGGTACAACGAACATGGGACACAATCGAAGGAGGCCTTCGTCATCG gtctgtgtggtGGCAGTGCTTCAGGAAAGACAACTGTAGCCAGGAAAATTATTGAAGCTCTGGATGTTCCATGGGTCGTACTACTCTCAATGGACTCGTTTTACAAG GTCCTGTCTGAGGACGAGCAAACACTGGCTGCCAGTAATGACTATAACTTCGACCACCCTGATGCCTTTGACTTTGATTTGCTGACGCATACCCTGCGCAAACTCAAACAGGGAAAGAGTGTAAAAATTCCTGTGTATGACTTTACAACTCATGGAAGACAGAAGGAGTGG AAAACTGTGTATGGAGCCAGTGTTATCATCTTTGAGGGAATCATGGCCTTTGCAGATAAACAACTCTTACAG TTGTTAGACATGAAGATTTTTGTGGACACAGACTCCGACATCCGCTTGGTGAGACGGCTGAGAAGGGATATTACAGAAAGGGGCAGAGATATCGAAGGAGTCATCAAACAGTACAACAAGTTTGTCAAGCCAGCCTTTGAGCAGTACATTGAACCTACCATGCGCCTGGCTGATATCGTGGTACCACGTG GTGGTGGTAACATGGTGGCCATTGATTTGATTGTGCAACATGTTCACAgtcagctggaggag AGGAAACTTCGCTGGGATAT GGCAGCCCTGGCTTCTGCACACCAGGCCCAACCCCTCCCACAAACCCTCAGCGTTCTGGAGAGCACACCCCAAGTCAGGGGCATGCACACCATcatcag aaacaaagaaaccAGCCGTGATGAGTTCATCTTCTACTCCAAGAGGTTGATGCGACTGTTGATTGAGCGAgcactctccttcctcccttcacAG GTCCACGTAGTCCAGACCCCTCAGGGAGAGGATTACGAGGGCAGGACTTTCCACGGAAAGAGG ATCACTGGTGTGTCCATCCTGCGAGCTGGGGAGACCATGGAACCAGCTCTGAGGGCTGTGTGCAAAGACGTCCGCATCGGCAAGATCCTCATCCAGACAAACCAAGACACGGGAGAACCAGAG CTCCATTACCTGCGTCTACCAAAAGACATCAGCGAAGATCATGTGATTCTGATGGATTGTACCGTGTCCACCGGAGCTGCCGCCATGATGGCTGTACGAGTCCTGCTG GATCATGACGTTCAGGAGGATAAGATCCTGCTAGTGTCTTTGCTCATGGCTGAAATGGGAGTCCATTCAGTGGCCTACGCTTTCCCACAGGTTAAAATTATCACCACAGCTGTGGACAAGAAGGTCAAtgatttatttcacattattcCTGGCATAG gAAACTTCGGGGATCGATATTTTGGAACAGATGCACCTCCTGACTGGAGCGATGAGGACATGGATGAGCCTGCTTACTGA